The following are from one region of the Desulfovibrio sp. TomC genome:
- a CDS encoding alkylphosphonate utilization protein — MDDVIVKDSNGAILANGDNVTLTKDLKVKGSSVTLKRGTLVKNIRLTDDPAHIECNADKVKGLVLKTCFLKKA; from the coding sequence ATGGACGACGTGATCGTAAAGGACAGCAACGGCGCCATCCTTGCCAATGGCGACAACGTGACGCTCACCAAGGATTTGAAGGTCAAGGGCTCTTCCGTGACCCTCAAACGCGGGACCCTCGTCAAGAACATCCGCCTCACCGACGATCCGGCCCACATCGAGTGCAATGCCGACAAGGTCAAGGGGTTGGTGCTCAAGACCTGCTTCCTGAAAAAAGCCTGA